Below is a window of Phormidium ambiguum IAM M-71 DNA.
GGTGTTACCAAAGCAATGATTTACTATTACTTTGAAAGTAAAGAAGGTTTATATCGAGAAGTTTTACAGCGCCCTGCAATAGAAATGCACCAAATGTTTGGCAAATTAAATATAGATGAATTATCAGCAGAGGAAGCGTTAAAAACTTTAATTAGGGCTGCTATTGCTTACGAAGCTACCCATCCCCACCGAGGAATGCTGTGGTTTCAAGAAGCAAATCAAAATGAAGGAAAGTACTTTAAACAAGGAAATTGGCAAGAAAATTTTGCTTATATTATTAAGGTATTAGAAAAGGGAATAGCCGAAGGTTGTTTCCGTAAACTCGATCCTTTGCTGACCAGCATTCAAATAGCAGCTGTTTGTACTTTATATTTTAATGCTCACAAAAATCTGCAACATTTAGCACCTGATTTGCAATTGCTGAGTGATGAAATGATCGAAAAGTATACTCAAGAAGCGATCGATTTTATCCTAGCTGGAGTCAAAAATTAATTTTGTAAGTTGTT
It encodes the following:
- a CDS encoding TetR/AcrR family transcriptional regulator, encoding MSRPIPAKPKTTKPRQVRDAEATKAQILDAAEEEFARHGLNGARTEAIATRSGVTKAMIYYYFESKEGLYREVLQRPAIEMHQMFGKLNIDELSAEEALKTLIRAAIAYEATHPHRGMLWFQEANQNEGKYFKQGNWQENFAYIIKVLEKGIAEGCFRKLDPLLTSIQIAAVCTLYFNAHKNLQHLAPDLQLLSDEMIEKYTQEAIDFILAGVKN